A part of Magnetococcales bacterium genomic DNA contains:
- the recJ gene encoding single-stranded-DNA-specific exonuclease RecJ, which yields MGDEGFSFLRRRWRMRIAGSALHESLCEEMGLGAYFAPLLAFRKLDSVEEARRFFMPRLQDLVDPSGLKDMDAAVARLIRALEKGEKLAVFGDYDVDGATSSALLVRYFRLLGVELAVYIPDRMKEGYGPNAEAFRILKEQGVSLIITVDCGISAHEPIRLAAGWGLDCIVTDHHQPGDTLPDAVAVINPNRKDDSFPCKELAGVGVAFYLAVALNRALRETGWFADRPEPDLKRLLDLVAVGTIADVASLTGLNRLLVASGLRVLSEGSNTGLRAMMERLSLPVGQEGASLDSGMVGFQIGPRINAGGRLGRGDLGSELLYTEDAERAREISAILDRSNQERKQLEEHIFQAALQQILDQGNPEERYGLTAVGEGWHPGVVGIVASRLAERFCRPTIIISLDAQGIGKGSGRSIPGIDLYAAIGEQSASLIQFGGHVAAAGLTITREQIATFCEGFERTLRITNPPDLFESTLVMDGVLPVSAVGPELLQQLQRLQPFGRGNPEPVFLLPRVRVVMPRNMKERHVGCQLCDESGNTVNGVAFRCLPGPLGRGLLTSRQPVDVVGTLRVNRYRERDTIQMVISDARPASTSLLGAGR from the coding sequence ATGGGGGATGAGGGTTTTTCATTCTTGCGTCGCCGCTGGCGCATGCGTATCGCAGGCTCCGCGCTCCATGAATCGCTTTGCGAGGAGATGGGCTTGGGGGCCTATTTCGCCCCGTTGCTGGCCTTCCGCAAACTCGATTCCGTCGAGGAGGCGCGGCGGTTTTTTATGCCCCGATTGCAGGATCTCGTCGATCCCTCGGGACTGAAAGACATGGATGCCGCCGTGGCCCGCCTGATTCGTGCCCTGGAAAAGGGGGAGAAGCTTGCGGTATTCGGGGACTACGACGTGGACGGCGCCACCTCCTCGGCTCTGCTGGTACGCTATTTCCGCCTCTTGGGGGTGGAGCTGGCGGTCTATATTCCCGACCGCATGAAAGAGGGTTACGGTCCCAATGCCGAGGCATTCCGCATCCTGAAGGAGCAGGGGGTCTCCCTGATCATCACCGTGGATTGCGGCATCTCCGCCCATGAGCCCATTCGTCTGGCTGCGGGTTGGGGATTGGATTGCATCGTCACGGACCATCATCAACCGGGGGATACCCTGCCGGATGCGGTGGCGGTGATCAATCCCAACCGCAAGGACGACAGTTTTCCCTGCAAGGAGCTGGCCGGGGTGGGGGTGGCCTTCTATCTGGCGGTGGCCCTGAATCGGGCCTTGCGGGAGACAGGCTGGTTTGCCGATCGTCCCGAGCCGGACCTGAAACGTCTGCTCGATCTGGTCGCGGTGGGGACCATCGCCGATGTGGCCTCTCTGACCGGGCTGAACCGGCTGCTGGTCGCTTCGGGGCTGCGGGTGCTGTCGGAAGGGAGCAATACCGGACTGCGGGCCATGATGGAGCGTCTTTCGCTTCCGGTTGGGCAGGAGGGGGCCTCCCTCGATTCGGGCATGGTGGGTTTCCAGATCGGGCCACGGATCAACGCCGGGGGGCGTTTGGGACGGGGTGATCTGGGATCGGAGCTGCTCTACACCGAAGATGCCGAACGCGCCCGGGAGATCTCCGCCATTCTGGACCGTTCCAATCAGGAGCGCAAACAACTGGAGGAGCATATCTTCCAGGCCGCCCTGCAGCAGATTCTCGACCAGGGCAACCCCGAGGAGCGCTATGGATTGACCGCTGTCGGTGAAGGCTGGCACCCCGGCGTGGTGGGCATCGTCGCCTCCCGTCTGGCGGAACGCTTTTGCCGTCCGACCATCATCATCAGTCTGGATGCCCAGGGCATTGGCAAGGGATCGGGTCGTTCCATTCCGGGTATCGACCTTTATGCCGCCATCGGGGAGCAATCGGCCAGCCTGATTCAGTTCGGTGGCCATGTGGCCGCCGCCGGACTGACCATCACCCGCGAGCAGATTGCCACTTTTTGCGAGGGGTTCGAAAGAACTCTGCGCATCACCAATCCTCCGGATCTTTTCGAATCGACGTTGGTGATGGATGGCGTCCTGCCGGTATCCGCCGTCGGACCGGAGCTGCTGCAGCAGTTGCAACGACTGCAACCCTTCGGGCGGGGCAATCCGGAGCCGGTTTTCCTGCTGCCCCGGGTGCGGGTGGTCATGCCTCGCAACATGAAGGAACGTCATGTGGGCTGCCAGCTGTGCGACGAATCCGGCAATACGGTGAACGGTGTGGCTTTCCGCTGTCTGCCGGGTCCGTTGGGACGGGGGTTGCTGACCAGCCGGCAGCCGGTCGACGTGGTGGGTACGCTACGGGTCAATCGCTATCGGGAACGTGACACCATCCAGATGGTTATTTCCGATGCCCGTCCGGCCTCGACCAGCCTGCTCGGGGCGGGGAGGTGA
- a CDS encoding NUDIX hydrolase has translation MDSAFFRDGIAALLPQSAYRQSAVIPCRFFQGALQVCLVTSRSRRRWIVPKGIVEEGMTPAESAAKEALEEAGIAGEILPEVMGTYRYRKWGGVCEVECFVMIVEEVLDEWLEMDRDREWVDLDEAIERVEESRLREMLEELPLFLQERNV, from the coding sequence ATGGACAGCGCCTTTTTCCGGGACGGAATCGCCGCGCTGTTGCCCCAATCCGCCTATCGCCAATCGGCGGTGATCCCGTGTCGATTTTTTCAGGGTGCGTTGCAGGTTTGTCTTGTCACCTCGCGCAGCCGTCGCCGCTGGATCGTGCCAAAAGGCATTGTGGAAGAGGGGATGACCCCGGCGGAATCGGCGGCCAAGGAGGCTCTGGAAGAGGCGGGGATTGCCGGTGAAATTCTTCCGGAGGTCATGGGTACCTACCGCTATCGGAAGTGGGGCGGCGTCTGCGAAGTGGAATGTTTTGTCATGATCGTCGAGGAGGTTCTCGATGAGTGGCTTGAAATGGATCGGGATCGGGAATGGGTCGATCTGGACGAGGCCATCGAACGGGTGGAGGAGTCCCGGTTGCGGGAGATGCTCGAAGAACTGCCGCTATTTTTGCAGGAACGAAACGTTTGA